One segment of Kogia breviceps isolate mKogBre1 chromosome 14, mKogBre1 haplotype 1, whole genome shotgun sequence DNA contains the following:
- the KNOP1 gene encoding lysine-rich nucleolar protein 1 isoform X3, producing the protein MITKTHKGDLGLGLPEKKKKKKKKKVVKEPETQYSVLNSDSYFAEVCPTRTTSPSKNMVQEQAPEMPLMKQKKKKKGHSTICEEPLEPETMLCARQIEPSPSPRKQALGPSESLGREKKKKRKSVSPGSRVKTSPDPRQGEEVTRVGKKLKKHKKEKKVQEATAFSARDSWFCEARDALYTCSVGKGGVPEQAASGQIRKQGSPREHNMKMKKKKKIHQEGYIPLGHPEVSRSVESSRRKGSKKKSVKVEAPEYIPIGDDPKAPVKKKMKSKKKAEQADTKEPALKRKKKRRESRVAGEPWEEEPDTDLEVVLEKKGNVDEAHIDQVRRKALQEEIDRESGRTEASDTRKQTGTQFGQWDTAGFENEEQKVKFLKLMGGFKNLSPSFSRPPNVVGRPNMALSKKAADALQQNLQRDHDRAVGWKYRRRAGLGFSTNSPDKIFYIDRNASKSIKLED; encoded by the exons aTGATCACTAAGACTCACAAAGGAGACCTGGGCCTTGGGCtcccagagaaaaagaagaagaagaagaaaaagaaggtagTTAAAGAACCAGAGACTCAATACTCGGTTTTAAACAGTGACAGTTATTTTGCGGAGGTTTGTCCCACAAGAACCACATCACCCTCGAAGAATATGGTCCAAGAGCAGGCACCCGAAATGCCTCTAatgaagcaaaagaagaaaaagaagggtcACAGCACCATCTGTGAGGAGCCCCTAGAACCTGAGACCATGTTATGTGCCAGACAGATTGAGCCATCgcccagccccaggaagcaggcACTTGGTCCATCTGAGTCCCTTGGtagggaaaagaagaagaagagaaagtccGTGTCCCCTGGCTCAAGGGTGAAGACCTCCCCAGACCCCAGGCAGGGCGAGGAGGTGACCAGAGTTGGCAAGAAGCTCAAAAAAcacaagaaggagaagaaggtgcAGGAAGCTACAGCCTTCTCAGCCAGGGACTCTTGGTTCTGTGAGGCCAGGGATGCTTTGTACACTTGCTCAGTTGGGAAAGGTGGCGTCCCTGAGCAGGCAGCCTCAGGACAGATACGGAAGCAGGGGAGCCCCAGGGAACACAAcatgaagatgaagaagaaaaagaaaatccaccaGGAGGGATATATCCCCCTGGGGCACCCTGAGGTCTCCAGGTCTGTGGAGAGCAGCCGTAGGAAAGGAAGTAAAAAGAAGTCAGTCAAAGTTGAAGCTCCAGAATACATACCAATAGGAGATGACCCCAAGGCTCctgtgaagaagaaaatgaagtccAAGAAAAAGGCAGAGCAGGCAGACACTAAGGAGCCAGctctgaagaggaagaagaagaggcgGGAGAGCAGAGTAGCAGGAGAACCCTGGGAGGAG GAGCCCGACACGGACTTGGAGGTAGTGTTGGAAAAGAAGGGCAACGTGGACGAGGCGCACATAGACCAG GTGAGGCGAAAGGCCTTGCAAGAAGAGATCGATCGTGAGTCGGGCAGGACGGAAGCTTCTGACACCAGGAAGCAGACG GGAACTCAGTTTGGCCAGTGGGatactgctggctttgaaaatgagGAACAGAAAGTGAAATTTCTCAAACTCATGGGTGGCTTTAAAAATCTGTCCCCTTCGTTCAGTCGCCCCCCTAACGTGGTTGGCCGGCCCAACATGGCCCTCAGCAAGAAGGCGGCCGACGCCCTGCAGCAGAACCTGCAGCGGGACCACGACCGGGCCGTGGGCTGGAAGTACAGGCGGCGGGCCGGCCTCGGCTTCTCCACAAACTCTCCGGACAAAATCTTTTATATTGACAGGAACGCATCCAAGTCAATCAAGCTTGAAGATTAA
- the KNOP1 gene encoding lysine-rich nucleolar protein 1 isoform X2: MRKLWRGMITKTHKGDLGLGLPEKKKKKKKKKVVKEPETQYSVLNSDSYFAEVCPTRTTSPSKNMVQEQAPEMPLMKQKKKKKGHSTICEEPLEPETMLCARQIEPSPSPRKQALGPSESLGREKKKKRKSVSPGSRVKTSPDPRQGEEVTRVGKKLKKHKKEKKVQEATAFSARDSWFCEARDALYTCSVGKGGVPEQAASGQIRKQGSPREHNMKMKKKKKIHQEGYIPLGHPEVSRSVESSRRKGSKKKSVKVEAPEYIPIGDDPKAPVKKKMKSKKKAEQADTKEPALKRKKKRRESRVAGEPWEEEPDTDLEVVLEKKGNVDEAHIDQVRRKALQEEIDRESGRTEASDTRKQTGTQFGQWDTAGFENEEQKVKFLKLMGGFKNLSPSFSRPPNVVGRPNMALSKKAADALQQNLQRDHDRAVGWKYRRRAGLGFSTNSPDKIFYIDRNASKSIKLED, translated from the exons gaaTGATCACTAAGACTCACAAAGGAGACCTGGGCCTTGGGCtcccagagaaaaagaagaagaagaagaaaaagaaggtagTTAAAGAACCAGAGACTCAATACTCGGTTTTAAACAGTGACAGTTATTTTGCGGAGGTTTGTCCCACAAGAACCACATCACCCTCGAAGAATATGGTCCAAGAGCAGGCACCCGAAATGCCTCTAatgaagcaaaagaagaaaaagaagggtcACAGCACCATCTGTGAGGAGCCCCTAGAACCTGAGACCATGTTATGTGCCAGACAGATTGAGCCATCgcccagccccaggaagcaggcACTTGGTCCATCTGAGTCCCTTGGtagggaaaagaagaagaagagaaagtccGTGTCCCCTGGCTCAAGGGTGAAGACCTCCCCAGACCCCAGGCAGGGCGAGGAGGTGACCAGAGTTGGCAAGAAGCTCAAAAAAcacaagaaggagaagaaggtgcAGGAAGCTACAGCCTTCTCAGCCAGGGACTCTTGGTTCTGTGAGGCCAGGGATGCTTTGTACACTTGCTCAGTTGGGAAAGGTGGCGTCCCTGAGCAGGCAGCCTCAGGACAGATACGGAAGCAGGGGAGCCCCAGGGAACACAAcatgaagatgaagaagaaaaagaaaatccaccaGGAGGGATATATCCCCCTGGGGCACCCTGAGGTCTCCAGGTCTGTGGAGAGCAGCCGTAGGAAAGGAAGTAAAAAGAAGTCAGTCAAAGTTGAAGCTCCAGAATACATACCAATAGGAGATGACCCCAAGGCTCctgtgaagaagaaaatgaagtccAAGAAAAAGGCAGAGCAGGCAGACACTAAGGAGCCAGctctgaagaggaagaagaagaggcgGGAGAGCAGAGTAGCAGGAGAACCCTGGGAGGAG GAGCCCGACACGGACTTGGAGGTAGTGTTGGAAAAGAAGGGCAACGTGGACGAGGCGCACATAGACCAG GTGAGGCGAAAGGCCTTGCAAGAAGAGATCGATCGTGAGTCGGGCAGGACGGAAGCTTCTGACACCAGGAAGCAGACG GGAACTCAGTTTGGCCAGTGGGatactgctggctttgaaaatgagGAACAGAAAGTGAAATTTCTCAAACTCATGGGTGGCTTTAAAAATCTGTCCCCTTCGTTCAGTCGCCCCCCTAACGTGGTTGGCCGGCCCAACATGGCCCTCAGCAAGAAGGCGGCCGACGCCCTGCAGCAGAACCTGCAGCGGGACCACGACCGGGCCGTGGGCTGGAAGTACAGGCGGCGGGCCGGCCTCGGCTTCTCCACAAACTCTCCGGACAAAATCTTTTATATTGACAGGAACGCATCCAAGTCAATCAAGCTTGAAGATTAA
- the KNOP1 gene encoding lysine-rich nucleolar protein 1 isoform X1, with protein sequence MAAVSTATALLARPQPGRNRILRGRTSGSRLTSGSRWRGLSRGGGEVWPTGMITKTHKGDLGLGLPEKKKKKKKKKVVKEPETQYSVLNSDSYFAEVCPTRTTSPSKNMVQEQAPEMPLMKQKKKKKGHSTICEEPLEPETMLCARQIEPSPSPRKQALGPSESLGREKKKKRKSVSPGSRVKTSPDPRQGEEVTRVGKKLKKHKKEKKVQEATAFSARDSWFCEARDALYTCSVGKGGVPEQAASGQIRKQGSPREHNMKMKKKKKIHQEGYIPLGHPEVSRSVESSRRKGSKKKSVKVEAPEYIPIGDDPKAPVKKKMKSKKKAEQADTKEPALKRKKKRRESRVAGEPWEEEPDTDLEVVLEKKGNVDEAHIDQVRRKALQEEIDRESGRTEASDTRKQTGTQFGQWDTAGFENEEQKVKFLKLMGGFKNLSPSFSRPPNVVGRPNMALSKKAADALQQNLQRDHDRAVGWKYRRRAGLGFSTNSPDKIFYIDRNASKSIKLED encoded by the exons gaaTGATCACTAAGACTCACAAAGGAGACCTGGGCCTTGGGCtcccagagaaaaagaagaagaagaagaaaaagaaggtagTTAAAGAACCAGAGACTCAATACTCGGTTTTAAACAGTGACAGTTATTTTGCGGAGGTTTGTCCCACAAGAACCACATCACCCTCGAAGAATATGGTCCAAGAGCAGGCACCCGAAATGCCTCTAatgaagcaaaagaagaaaaagaagggtcACAGCACCATCTGTGAGGAGCCCCTAGAACCTGAGACCATGTTATGTGCCAGACAGATTGAGCCATCgcccagccccaggaagcaggcACTTGGTCCATCTGAGTCCCTTGGtagggaaaagaagaagaagagaaagtccGTGTCCCCTGGCTCAAGGGTGAAGACCTCCCCAGACCCCAGGCAGGGCGAGGAGGTGACCAGAGTTGGCAAGAAGCTCAAAAAAcacaagaaggagaagaaggtgcAGGAAGCTACAGCCTTCTCAGCCAGGGACTCTTGGTTCTGTGAGGCCAGGGATGCTTTGTACACTTGCTCAGTTGGGAAAGGTGGCGTCCCTGAGCAGGCAGCCTCAGGACAGATACGGAAGCAGGGGAGCCCCAGGGAACACAAcatgaagatgaagaagaaaaagaaaatccaccaGGAGGGATATATCCCCCTGGGGCACCCTGAGGTCTCCAGGTCTGTGGAGAGCAGCCGTAGGAAAGGAAGTAAAAAGAAGTCAGTCAAAGTTGAAGCTCCAGAATACATACCAATAGGAGATGACCCCAAGGCTCctgtgaagaagaaaatgaagtccAAGAAAAAGGCAGAGCAGGCAGACACTAAGGAGCCAGctctgaagaggaagaagaagaggcgGGAGAGCAGAGTAGCAGGAGAACCCTGGGAGGAG GAGCCCGACACGGACTTGGAGGTAGTGTTGGAAAAGAAGGGCAACGTGGACGAGGCGCACATAGACCAG GTGAGGCGAAAGGCCTTGCAAGAAGAGATCGATCGTGAGTCGGGCAGGACGGAAGCTTCTGACACCAGGAAGCAGACG GGAACTCAGTTTGGCCAGTGGGatactgctggctttgaaaatgagGAACAGAAAGTGAAATTTCTCAAACTCATGGGTGGCTTTAAAAATCTGTCCCCTTCGTTCAGTCGCCCCCCTAACGTGGTTGGCCGGCCCAACATGGCCCTCAGCAAGAAGGCGGCCGACGCCCTGCAGCAGAACCTGCAGCGGGACCACGACCGGGCCGTGGGCTGGAAGTACAGGCGGCGGGCCGGCCTCGGCTTCTCCACAAACTCTCCGGACAAAATCTTTTATATTGACAGGAACGCATCCAAGTCAATCAAGCTTGAAGATTAA